One window of the Perca fluviatilis chromosome 5, GENO_Pfluv_1.0, whole genome shotgun sequence genome contains the following:
- the LOC120559396 gene encoding uncharacterized protein LOC120559396, whose amino-acid sequence MSVEWICPNGHCLWRWNSQPVLKFGMQAGDFLLSTNILLSGNNYTKVALLFKFMNMRMDNPNTHFTIQDSYCVDPIKTFWEEKRSEAFSRLQGDGRNDSPGHSAQCSYTTMELDSKEIVYVATIDKRQTNWNFNIMEKEGFIQTVDKLTQDLKVVEFCTDAHVQIGALLMPDKGTYKDLRIHHSLDMWHGAKNLSKKISTTLWIGVLHHVCNNHTWETGSCQNDHLEDTQGKQRIERDSKSHKALVDIILNKRWQKDVHKYLRFRSTAHLVSCQIHILTYASKLQAFTPRVYDSRVVLAALDYNFHRERPTYRTAEGRAGLGQKIGPGIFGPGGPHPP is encoded by the exons ATGAGCGTTGAATGG ATCTGCCCCAATGGACATTGCCTATGGCGGTGGAACTCCCAGCCTGTGTTGAAGTTTGGCATGCAGGCTGGGGACTTTCTTCTTTCCACAAACATCTTACTCTCCGGAAACAACTACACTAAAGTTGCTCTCCTCTTCAAATTCATGAACATGCGAATGGATAACCCTAACACACACTTCACCATCCAGGACAGCTATTGTGTTGACCCTATAAAAACATTCTGGGAAGAGAAGAGATCTGAGGCCTTCAGCCGACTTCAAG GTGATGGCAGAAATGACTCACCAGGGCATTCTGCACAATGCAGCTACACGACCATGGAGCTTGACTCTAAGGAAATTGTCTATGTGGCCACTATAGACAAGCGACAGACCAACTGGAACTTCAATATCATGGAGAAGGAGGGTTTTATCCAGACTGTGGACAAGCTTACCCAAGACCTAAAGGTAGTGGAGTTCTGCACGGATGCTCATGTCCAGATTGGAGCCCTTTTGA TGCCAGACAAAGGCACATATAAGGATCTGAGAATTCACCACAGCCTGGACATGTGGCATGGTGCCAAAAATCTGTCCAAAAAGATCTCTACC ACACTTTGGATTGGAGTTCTGCATCATGTTTGCAACAATCACACCTGGGAAACGGGAAGCTGCCAAAACGATCACCTTGAAGACACTCAGGGTAAACAGCGGATTGAGAGAGATTCGAAGAGCCACAAAGCACTAGTGGACATCATCCTCAACAAACGCTGGCAGAAGGATGTCCACAAGTATCTGCGCTTCAG ATCAACAGCACATCTTGTGTCATGTCAGATTCACATTCTGACATACGCCAGCAAGCTCCAGGCCTTCACTCCCCGAGTGTATGACTCAAGAGTTGTGCTTGCAGCTCTGGACTACAATTTCCACCGCGAACGGCCAACATACCGGACGGCAGagggcagggctggactgggacaaaaaattggccctggcatttttggcccaggcggcccacacccaccgtga